In Pseudophryne corroboree isolate aPseCor3 chromosome 3, aPseCor3.hap2, whole genome shotgun sequence, a genomic segment contains:
- the WBP1L gene encoding WW domain binding protein 1-like isoform X1, protein MKMSVLLSQAVPSSTSGSMESQDKETCMGINNQSYICETGHCCGQSQCCNYYYELWWFWLVWTIIIILSCCCVCHHRRAKHRLQAQQRQHEINLIAYREAHSYSSVPFYFRFLPNYLLPPYEEVVNRPPTPPPPYTVLHQQCVAACANLVTSDPVRNSQQSQTNSPAAASCSGTRPPSVNDCEPSTTCLERVANKPSGLDSSDPASGAELDEMADQVSFLDKDSKELLKDYSSESFDQSGFFDGKDKTPGRHRRFTGDSGIEVCLCSRGHDDFKEVDGLIDDTGENFCDSCNSCDVRPHRDEEEGIFDQPEVPRDLEHPPLPCQPLSLLNTINEQDSPNSHNSSSSRG, encoded by the exons GATAAAGAAACATGCATGGGTATCAACAATCAAAGCTACATATGTGAAACGGGTCACTGCTGTGGACAATCTCAGTGCTGCAATTACTACTACGAGCTATGGT GGTTTTGGCTGGTGTGGACAATTATTATTATACTCAGTTGTTGTTGTGTATGCCATCACCGGCGAGCCAAACACAGACTCCAggcacagcagcggcagcacgAGATCAACCTCATAGCTTACCGAGAAGCTCACAGCTATTCTTCCGTGCCATTTTACTTCC GCTTTTTGCCAAACTACCTGCTACCTCCCTATGAAGAAGTGGTAAACCGACCTCCTACTCCTCCTCCTCCATACACTGTCTTACACCAACAGTGTGTTGCAGCATGTGCCAACTTGGTGACCTCTGACCCTGTACGAAACTCACAGCAAAGCCAAACAAATTCTCCGGCTGCGGCAAGCTGCAGTGGAACAaggcctccaagtgtcaatgattgTGAACCCTCCACTACATGTCTAGAGAGGGTAGCGAACAAACCCAGTGGCCTCGATTCCAGCGACCCAGCTAGTGGTGCAGAGTTGGATGAAATGGCAGATCAAGTGTCCTTCTTAGACAAGGATTCAAAAGAACTCTTAAAGGACTACAGCTCTGAAAGTTTCGATCAGAGCGGTTTCTTTGATGGCAAAGACAAAACGCCGGGGAGACACCGGAGGTTCACCGGTGACTCCGGCATCGAAGTTTGCCTGTGCAGTAGAGGCCATGATGACTTCAAAGAAGTTGATGGTTTAATCGATGACACAGGGGAAAACTTTTGTGACAGCTGTAATTCTTGTGATGTTCGCCCCCACAGAGATGAAGAAGAAGGGATTTTTGATCAGCCTGAGGTTCCCAGAGATCTAGAACATCCCCCTTTACCATGTCAGCCTTTGAGCTTGCTGAACACAATCAATGAGCAAGACTCTCCTAATTCTCACAACAGCAGCAGCTCCCGTGGCTAG
- the WBP1L gene encoding WW domain binding protein 1-like isoform X2, whose translation MPFLLGLRQDKETCMGINNQSYICETGHCCGQSQCCNYYYELWWFWLVWTIIIILSCCCVCHHRRAKHRLQAQQRQHEINLIAYREAHSYSSVPFYFRFLPNYLLPPYEEVVNRPPTPPPPYTVLHQQCVAACANLVTSDPVRNSQQSQTNSPAAASCSGTRPPSVNDCEPSTTCLERVANKPSGLDSSDPASGAELDEMADQVSFLDKDSKELLKDYSSESFDQSGFFDGKDKTPGRHRRFTGDSGIEVCLCSRGHDDFKEVDGLIDDTGENFCDSCNSCDVRPHRDEEEGIFDQPEVPRDLEHPPLPCQPLSLLNTINEQDSPNSHNSSSSRG comes from the exons GATAAAGAAACATGCATGGGTATCAACAATCAAAGCTACATATGTGAAACGGGTCACTGCTGTGGACAATCTCAGTGCTGCAATTACTACTACGAGCTATGGT GGTTTTGGCTGGTGTGGACAATTATTATTATACTCAGTTGTTGTTGTGTATGCCATCACCGGCGAGCCAAACACAGACTCCAggcacagcagcggcagcacgAGATCAACCTCATAGCTTACCGAGAAGCTCACAGCTATTCTTCCGTGCCATTTTACTTCC GCTTTTTGCCAAACTACCTGCTACCTCCCTATGAAGAAGTGGTAAACCGACCTCCTACTCCTCCTCCTCCATACACTGTCTTACACCAACAGTGTGTTGCAGCATGTGCCAACTTGGTGACCTCTGACCCTGTACGAAACTCACAGCAAAGCCAAACAAATTCTCCGGCTGCGGCAAGCTGCAGTGGAACAaggcctccaagtgtcaatgattgTGAACCCTCCACTACATGTCTAGAGAGGGTAGCGAACAAACCCAGTGGCCTCGATTCCAGCGACCCAGCTAGTGGTGCAGAGTTGGATGAAATGGCAGATCAAGTGTCCTTCTTAGACAAGGATTCAAAAGAACTCTTAAAGGACTACAGCTCTGAAAGTTTCGATCAGAGCGGTTTCTTTGATGGCAAAGACAAAACGCCGGGGAGACACCGGAGGTTCACCGGTGACTCCGGCATCGAAGTTTGCCTGTGCAGTAGAGGCCATGATGACTTCAAAGAAGTTGATGGTTTAATCGATGACACAGGGGAAAACTTTTGTGACAGCTGTAATTCTTGTGATGTTCGCCCCCACAGAGATGAAGAAGAAGGGATTTTTGATCAGCCTGAGGTTCCCAGAGATCTAGAACATCCCCCTTTACCATGTCAGCCTTTGAGCTTGCTGAACACAATCAATGAGCAAGACTCTCCTAATTCTCACAACAGCAGCAGCTCCCGTGGCTAG